In Cydia pomonella isolate Wapato2018A chromosome 27, ilCydPomo1, whole genome shotgun sequence, a single genomic region encodes these proteins:
- the LOC133532521 gene encoding zinc finger protein 271-like isoform X1 — translation MVASFHQCDMNMSLDAIHVKMEIEEDYVKKQPTEGFAEDFEKEFNGKDIESSKEEEIVEVKDEEKCPNEELTTVKEVVENIKKEDSVMEVVNDSSREKDKVEVKDKEQCPNEELTTVKEVVENIKKEDSVMEVVNDSSREEDKVEVKDKEQCPNEELTTVKEVVENIKKEDSEEVLNERSRAVEAEDECSNEESEAVKQLVNDIKKEYGLKEVPNESARDLENKKNCANKERFVKEQTDGIADSWDLYEDVLRALMDPENLVKEEIEPESMLQAMMVSAVQDCCNRACSVRLERLIVNERRRMCRVGRRVYKLGPPVYTSNVGNYQLRHTRPKHYSDTYKLPTTFKRPKLNKMLNIAVKYECNDCGKGFKSKSVLTKHMNAHSQYIRNSEGKFVCDFCGSLFESKLLVLDHEKNEHGVVSFMCSECEFTSENKKTLQAHLNRHSVNGVFHCRKCSYKTSRIASFRLHQKIHGSEKPYACDKCDFKCRWKHTLHKHRVVHTNEKPYSCNICNYKGKRKADLKGHRIIHTGEKRFECSDCAYKSFTKSDLRKHVMTHTGVKPYECSHCDYKASRKSVLRLHLMVHSSDKPLNCKKCNYKCKRKTNLLQHELTHLNKNPFKCSHCDFTCRQKSKLKIHEMKHSGDKPFECSLCNYKGYRKQDLQVHGRNHKNDKDVKLFKCSYCDYVTTTKSSFQYHEMRHTGEKPFKCKICDYRCSRKAGIKEHQKVHSDEKPFKCTYCAYASKVKKSLRIHLMIHTGKKPYECDFCGYKSAIRTDMDRHLLVHTGEKPFQCSFCEFRCTRKTHLKSHEMRHTGEKPYQCALCEFRCRHISGLRTHVLQHTGEKAFRCNECGHKTRWKMDLQIHMRIHNGEKPYECGICGYRAKRAADVNIHMKTHNTYDNEEDPLEGVE, via the exons GTGGCCAGTTTTCACCAGTGTGATATGAACATGTCACTTGACGCAATACATGTAAAAATGGAGATTGAGGAGGACTATGTGAAAAAGCAGCCTACTGAAGGGTTTGCAGAGGACTTCGAAAAGGAGTTCAATGGAAAAGATATTGAAAGTTCAAAGGAGGAAGAAATAGTGGAGGTGAAAGATGAAGAAAAATGTCCAAATGAGGAGCTCACAACAGTCAAAGAGGTAGTAGAGAACATTAAAAAGGAAGATAGTGTAATGGAAGTGGTTAATGATAGTTCAAGGGAGAAAGATAAAGTGGAGGTAAAAGATAAGGAACAATGTCCAAATGAGGAGCTCACAACTGTCAAAGAGGTAGTAGAGAACATTAAAAAGGAAGATAGTGTAATGGAAGTGGTCAATGATAGTTCAAGGGAGGAAGATAAAGTGGAGGTAAAAGATAAGGAACAATGTCCAAATGAGGAGCTCACAACTGTCAAAGAGGTAGTAGAGAACATTAAAAAGGAAGATAGTGAGGAAGTGCTTAATGAAAGATCAAGAGCTGTAGAGGCAGAAGATGAGTGTTCAAATGAGGAGTCTGAAGCAGTAAAACAGTTAGTGAATGACATAAAAAAGGAGTATGGTCTAAAAGAAGTGCCTAACGAAAGTGCAAGGGATTTAGAAAATAAGAAGAACTGTGCAAATAAGGAGCGGTTTGTAAAAGAGCAGACAGACGGAATTGCAGACTCGTGGGATTTATATGAAGATGTGCTCCGAGCTTTGATGGACCCGGAGAATTTGGTGAAGGAAGAGATTGAGCCAGAATCCATGCTCCAGGCTATGATGGTCTCTGCTGTTCAAG atTGCTGCAACAGGGCTTGCTCGGTGCGTCTGGAGCGCCTCATCGTGAACGAAAGGCGGCGCATGTGCCGCGTCGGGCGCCGCGTGTACAAGCTCGGCCCACCCGTCTATACTTCAAATGTAGGCAACTACCAGCTGCGACATACCAGGCCAAAACACTATTCCGACACATACAAACTACCTACCACTTTCAAGCGACCTAAACTcaacaaaatgttaaatattgCCGTAAAGTATGAATGCAATGACTGTGGCAAGGGTTTCAAAAGTAAGTCTGTTTTAACAAAACATATGAACGCTCACTCGCAATATATACGTAATTCAGAAGGAAAATTTGTCTGTGATTTCTGCGGCTCTTTATTCGAAAGTAAGTTACTTGTGTTAGACCATGAGAAAAATGAACACGGCGTTGTCAGTTTCATGTGTTCGGAATGTGAGTTTACGTCAGAAAACAAGAAAACTTTGCAAGCCCATTTAAATAGACACTCGGTAAATGGGGTTTTTCATTGCCGGAAATGTAGTTACAAAACTTCACGTATAGCCAGTTTCCGtttacatcaaaaaatacacgGTAGTGAGAAACCTTACGCATGTGACAAATGCGATTTTAAATGCAGATGGAAACATACTTTGCATAAACACCGGGTCGTGCACACGAATGAGAAACCATATAGCTGCAACATTTGTAACTACAAGGGTAAAAGAAAAGCAGACTTAAAAGGTCATCGTATTATACACACCGGTGAGAAACGATTTGAATGTAGCGATTGTGCGTATAAATCTTTTACAAAGAGTGACTTACGTAAACATGTTATGACCCACACTGGAGTGAAGCCCTATGAATGCAGCCACTGCGACTATAAGGCTAGTCGCAAGTCAGTCTTGCGACTTCACCTAATGGTACACTCCAGCGATAAGCCTCTTAACTGTAAAAAATGTAACTACAAGTGTAAAAGGAAAACAAACTTACTACAACACGAATTGACgcacttaaataaaaatccCTTTAAATGTAGTCACTGTGATTTCACGTGCAGGCagaaatctaaattaaaaatacacgaGATGAAACACTCCGGTGACAAACCATTTGAATGTAGCCTTTGTAACTACAAAGGTTATCGGAAACAAGATTTACAAGTTCACGGAAGAAACCACAAGAATGATAAAGACGTAAAGCTCTTTAAATGTAGCTACTGCGATTACGTGACTACTACAAAAAGTTCCTTTCAATATCACGAAATGAGGCACACTGGTGAAAAACCatttaaatgcaaaatttgCGACTACAGATGCAGCAGGAAAGCGGGTATCAAAGAACATCAGAAAGTACATTCAGACGAAAAGCCTTTCAAGTGTACGTATTGTGCTTATGCGTCTAAAGTGAAGAAGTCTTTGAGAATCCACCTAATGATACACACGGGTAAAAAACCTTATGAATGCGACTTTTGCGGTTACAAGAGTGCTATACGAACAGATATGGATAGACATCTGCTGGTGCACACTGGGGAGAAACCCTTTCAGTGTAGTTTCTGTGAGTTCAGGTGTACGCGCAAAACTCATTTGAAAAGTCACGAAATGAGACACACTGGCGAGAAGCCTTATCAATGTGCCCTGTGTGAATTTAGATGTCGGCACATATCAGGTCTCCGAACTCATGTTTTGCAACACACGGGAGAGAAAGCCTTCCGATGCAACGAGTGCGGGCACAAAACTCGCTGGAAAATGGACTTGCAAATTCATATGAGGATACACAACGGGGAGAAACCGTACGAATGTGGCATATGTGGCTATAGGGCGAAAAGGGCGGCAGACGTGAACATTCATATGAAGACACACAATACATATGACAATGAAGAGGATCCTTTAGAAGGCGTAGAGTAA
- the LOC133532521 gene encoding zinc finger protein 271-like isoform X2 produces MNMSLDAIHVKMEIEEDYVKKQPTEGFAEDFEKEFNGKDIESSKEEEIVEVKDEEKCPNEELTTVKEVVENIKKEDSVMEVVNDSSREKDKVEVKDKEQCPNEELTTVKEVVENIKKEDSVMEVVNDSSREEDKVEVKDKEQCPNEELTTVKEVVENIKKEDSEEVLNERSRAVEAEDECSNEESEAVKQLVNDIKKEYGLKEVPNESARDLENKKNCANKERFVKEQTDGIADSWDLYEDVLRALMDPENLVKEEIEPESMLQAMMVSAVQDCCNRACSVRLERLIVNERRRMCRVGRRVYKLGPPVYTSNVGNYQLRHTRPKHYSDTYKLPTTFKRPKLNKMLNIAVKYECNDCGKGFKSKSVLTKHMNAHSQYIRNSEGKFVCDFCGSLFESKLLVLDHEKNEHGVVSFMCSECEFTSENKKTLQAHLNRHSVNGVFHCRKCSYKTSRIASFRLHQKIHGSEKPYACDKCDFKCRWKHTLHKHRVVHTNEKPYSCNICNYKGKRKADLKGHRIIHTGEKRFECSDCAYKSFTKSDLRKHVMTHTGVKPYECSHCDYKASRKSVLRLHLMVHSSDKPLNCKKCNYKCKRKTNLLQHELTHLNKNPFKCSHCDFTCRQKSKLKIHEMKHSGDKPFECSLCNYKGYRKQDLQVHGRNHKNDKDVKLFKCSYCDYVTTTKSSFQYHEMRHTGEKPFKCKICDYRCSRKAGIKEHQKVHSDEKPFKCTYCAYASKVKKSLRIHLMIHTGKKPYECDFCGYKSAIRTDMDRHLLVHTGEKPFQCSFCEFRCTRKTHLKSHEMRHTGEKPYQCALCEFRCRHISGLRTHVLQHTGEKAFRCNECGHKTRWKMDLQIHMRIHNGEKPYECGICGYRAKRAADVNIHMKTHNTYDNEEDPLEGVE; encoded by the exons ATGAACATGTCACTTGACGCAATACATGTAAAAATGGAGATTGAGGAGGACTATGTGAAAAAGCAGCCTACTGAAGGGTTTGCAGAGGACTTCGAAAAGGAGTTCAATGGAAAAGATATTGAAAGTTCAAAGGAGGAAGAAATAGTGGAGGTGAAAGATGAAGAAAAATGTCCAAATGAGGAGCTCACAACAGTCAAAGAGGTAGTAGAGAACATTAAAAAGGAAGATAGTGTAATGGAAGTGGTTAATGATAGTTCAAGGGAGAAAGATAAAGTGGAGGTAAAAGATAAGGAACAATGTCCAAATGAGGAGCTCACAACTGTCAAAGAGGTAGTAGAGAACATTAAAAAGGAAGATAGTGTAATGGAAGTGGTCAATGATAGTTCAAGGGAGGAAGATAAAGTGGAGGTAAAAGATAAGGAACAATGTCCAAATGAGGAGCTCACAACTGTCAAAGAGGTAGTAGAGAACATTAAAAAGGAAGATAGTGAGGAAGTGCTTAATGAAAGATCAAGAGCTGTAGAGGCAGAAGATGAGTGTTCAAATGAGGAGTCTGAAGCAGTAAAACAGTTAGTGAATGACATAAAAAAGGAGTATGGTCTAAAAGAAGTGCCTAACGAAAGTGCAAGGGATTTAGAAAATAAGAAGAACTGTGCAAATAAGGAGCGGTTTGTAAAAGAGCAGACAGACGGAATTGCAGACTCGTGGGATTTATATGAAGATGTGCTCCGAGCTTTGATGGACCCGGAGAATTTGGTGAAGGAAGAGATTGAGCCAGAATCCATGCTCCAGGCTATGATGGTCTCTGCTGTTCAAG atTGCTGCAACAGGGCTTGCTCGGTGCGTCTGGAGCGCCTCATCGTGAACGAAAGGCGGCGCATGTGCCGCGTCGGGCGCCGCGTGTACAAGCTCGGCCCACCCGTCTATACTTCAAATGTAGGCAACTACCAGCTGCGACATACCAGGCCAAAACACTATTCCGACACATACAAACTACCTACCACTTTCAAGCGACCTAAACTcaacaaaatgttaaatattgCCGTAAAGTATGAATGCAATGACTGTGGCAAGGGTTTCAAAAGTAAGTCTGTTTTAACAAAACATATGAACGCTCACTCGCAATATATACGTAATTCAGAAGGAAAATTTGTCTGTGATTTCTGCGGCTCTTTATTCGAAAGTAAGTTACTTGTGTTAGACCATGAGAAAAATGAACACGGCGTTGTCAGTTTCATGTGTTCGGAATGTGAGTTTACGTCAGAAAACAAGAAAACTTTGCAAGCCCATTTAAATAGACACTCGGTAAATGGGGTTTTTCATTGCCGGAAATGTAGTTACAAAACTTCACGTATAGCCAGTTTCCGtttacatcaaaaaatacacgGTAGTGAGAAACCTTACGCATGTGACAAATGCGATTTTAAATGCAGATGGAAACATACTTTGCATAAACACCGGGTCGTGCACACGAATGAGAAACCATATAGCTGCAACATTTGTAACTACAAGGGTAAAAGAAAAGCAGACTTAAAAGGTCATCGTATTATACACACCGGTGAGAAACGATTTGAATGTAGCGATTGTGCGTATAAATCTTTTACAAAGAGTGACTTACGTAAACATGTTATGACCCACACTGGAGTGAAGCCCTATGAATGCAGCCACTGCGACTATAAGGCTAGTCGCAAGTCAGTCTTGCGACTTCACCTAATGGTACACTCCAGCGATAAGCCTCTTAACTGTAAAAAATGTAACTACAAGTGTAAAAGGAAAACAAACTTACTACAACACGAATTGACgcacttaaataaaaatccCTTTAAATGTAGTCACTGTGATTTCACGTGCAGGCagaaatctaaattaaaaatacacgaGATGAAACACTCCGGTGACAAACCATTTGAATGTAGCCTTTGTAACTACAAAGGTTATCGGAAACAAGATTTACAAGTTCACGGAAGAAACCACAAGAATGATAAAGACGTAAAGCTCTTTAAATGTAGCTACTGCGATTACGTGACTACTACAAAAAGTTCCTTTCAATATCACGAAATGAGGCACACTGGTGAAAAACCatttaaatgcaaaatttgCGACTACAGATGCAGCAGGAAAGCGGGTATCAAAGAACATCAGAAAGTACATTCAGACGAAAAGCCTTTCAAGTGTACGTATTGTGCTTATGCGTCTAAAGTGAAGAAGTCTTTGAGAATCCACCTAATGATACACACGGGTAAAAAACCTTATGAATGCGACTTTTGCGGTTACAAGAGTGCTATACGAACAGATATGGATAGACATCTGCTGGTGCACACTGGGGAGAAACCCTTTCAGTGTAGTTTCTGTGAGTTCAGGTGTACGCGCAAAACTCATTTGAAAAGTCACGAAATGAGACACACTGGCGAGAAGCCTTATCAATGTGCCCTGTGTGAATTTAGATGTCGGCACATATCAGGTCTCCGAACTCATGTTTTGCAACACACGGGAGAGAAAGCCTTCCGATGCAACGAGTGCGGGCACAAAACTCGCTGGAAAATGGACTTGCAAATTCATATGAGGATACACAACGGGGAGAAACCGTACGAATGTGGCATATGTGGCTATAGGGCGAAAAGGGCGGCAGACGTGAACATTCATATGAAGACACACAATACATATGACAATGAAGAGGATCCTTTAGAAGGCGTAGAGTAA